A stretch of the Medicago truncatula cultivar Jemalong A17 chromosome 5, MtrunA17r5.0-ANR, whole genome shotgun sequence genome encodes the following:
- the LOC11406338 gene encoding probable LRR receptor-like serine/threonine-protein kinase At3g47570, translating into MKSFSLVSSTLLYLHLLFLFTLNLMQFGTNKMVAVAQLGNQSDHLALLKFKESISSDPYKALESWNSSIHFCKWYGITCNPMHQRVIELDLGSYRLQGRLSPHVGNLTFLIKLKLENNTFYGEIPQELGQLLQLQQLFLTNNSFAGEIPTNLTYCSNLKVITLAGNKLIGKIPIEIGYLKKLQSLSVWNNNLTGGISSSIGNLSSLMLFSVPSNNLEGDIPQEICRLKNLRGLYMGVNYLSGMVPSCIYNMSLLTELSLVMNNFNGSLPFNMFHNLPNLIIFEFGVNQFTGPIPISIANASALQSLDLGDQNNLVGQVPNLGKLQDLQRLNLQSNNLGNNSAIDLMFLRYLTNCTKLKLFSIAGNNFGGNFPNSIGNLSAELKQLYIGENQISGKIPAELGHLVGLILLAMNFNHFEGIIPTTFGKFQKMQVLILSGNKLSGDIPPFIGNLSQLFDLELNFNMFQGNIPPTIGNCQNLQVLDLSYNKFNGSIPLEVFSLSSLSNLLDLSHNTLSGSIPREVGMLKNIDMLDLSENRLSGDIPRTIGECTTLEYLQLQGNSFSGTIPSSMASLKGLQSLDLSRNQLSGSIPDVMKSISGLEYLNVSFNLLEGEVPTNGVFGNVSQIEVIGNKKLCGGISELHLPSCPIKDSKHAKKHNFKLIAVIVSVISFLLILSFVISICWMRKRNQNPSFDSPTIDQLAKVSYQDLHRGTDGFSERNLIGSGSFGSVYKGNLVTEDNVVAVKVLNLKKKGAHKSFIVECNALKNIRHRNLVKILTCCSSTDYKGQTFKALVFDYMKNGSLEQWLHLEILNADHPRTLDLGHRLNIMNDVATALHYLHQECEQLVLHCDLKPSNVLLDDDMVAHVSDFGIARLVSAIDDTSHKETSTIGIKGTVGYAPPEYGMGSEVSTSGDMYSFGILMLEILTGRRPTDEVFQDGQNLHNFVATSFPGNIIEILDPHLEARDVEVTIQDGNRAILVPGVEESLVSLFRIGLICSMESPKERMNIMDVNQELNTIRKAFLAGFRTPNN; encoded by the exons ATGAAGTCTTTTTCTTTGGTGTCATCTACACTTTTATaccttcatcttctttttctttttaccttGAATTTAATGCAGTTTGGCACAAACAAAATGGTGGCAGTGGCTCAATTAGGAAACCAATCAGATCATTTGGCATTGCTCAAATTCAAAGAATCAATATCAAGTGATCCATATAAAGCTCTTGAGTCTTGGAATTCTTCCATCCACTTCTGCAAGTGGTATGGAATCACATGCAACCCCATGCATCAAAGAGTTATAGAGTTGGACCTAGGAAGTTATCGCTTACAAGGACGTTTATCCCCCCATGTTGGCAATCTCACTTTTCTGATAAAactcaaacttgaaaacaacacATTCTATGGAGAAATTCCACAAGAGTTGGGTCAGTTGCTACAATTGCAACAACTTTTTCTTACTAATAACTCTTTTGCAGGTGAAATTCCTACAAACTTGACATATTGCTCAAATCTGAAAGTCATAACTTTGGCAGGGAACAAGTTGATTGGCAAAATACCAATTGAAATTGGCTATTTGAAAAAACTTCAATCATTGAGTGTTTGGAATAACAATTTAACTGGAGGAATCTCTTCATCCATAGGGAATCTTTCAAGTTTAATGCTTTTTTCGGTTCCTTCAAACAACTTAGAAGGGGATATTCCACAAGAAATATGTCGTCTAAAAAATTTGAGAGGTTTATATATGGGTGTAAACTATTTGTCTGGTATGGTTCCTTCTTGTATTTACAATATGTCATTACTGACTGAGCTTTCACTAGTCATGAATAACTTCAATGGCTCTCTTCCATTTAACATGTTCCACAACCTACCCAatctaattatttttgaatttggaGTAAATCAATTCACAGGTCCAATCCCTATTTCCATTGCAAATGCTTCTGCCTTACAATCACTTGATTTAGGTGATCAAAACAATTTGGTTGGACAAGTTCCAAATCTTGGGAAGTTACAGGATCTTCAAAGATTAAATTTGCAGTCTAACAATTTAGGTAACAATTCAGCCATAGATTTAATGTTTTTAAGATATTTGACAAATTGTactaaattaaaattgttttcgaTAGCTGGTAATAATTTCGGAGGTAATTTTCCAAATTCCATAGGCAATTTATCAGCTGAACTTAAACAACTATATATAGGGGAAAATCAGATATCAGGAAAAATTCCTGCAGAATTAGGACATCTAGTTGGCTTAATTCTCTTGGCCATGAATTTTAACCATTTTGAAGGAATTATTCCAACTACTTTTGGGAAGTTCCAAAAGATGCAGGTGTTAATTTTGAGTGGAAACAAGTTGTCAGGAGATATACCACCCTTTATAGGAAATCTTAGTCAATTGTTTGATTtggaattaaattttaatatgtttCAAGGGAATATTCCTCCTACCATAGGAAATTGTCAAAATTTACAAGTACTAGATCTTtcttataataaatttaatggATCCATACCTCTAGAGGTTTTTAGTCTTTCTTCTTTATCAAACTTATTGGACTTGTCACATAACACTTTGAGTGGTAGCATACCAAGAGAAGTGggtatgttaaaaaatattgacatgCTAGATCTATCTGAGAATCGTCTATCTGGTGATATTCCTAGAACAATTGGTGAATGCACAACCTTAGAATACCTTCAATTGCAAGGGAACTCCTTCAGCGGAACAATACCATCCTCTATGGCTTCTCTCAAAGGTCTTCAAAGTTTAGACCTTTCAAGAAATCAATTGTCTGGATCAATTCCTGATGTTATGAAGAGTATCTCTGGTTTGGAATACTTGAATGTTTCTTTTAACTTATTGGAAGGAGAGGTACCAACAAATGGTGTATTTGGAAATGTATCTCAAATAGAAGTGATTGGAAACAAAAAGCTTTGTGGAGGTATTTCAGAGTTGCATCTACCATCATGCCCTATCAAGGATAGTAAACAtgcaaaaaaacataatttcaagTTGATAGCAGTGATAGTTAGCGTGATTTCTTTTCTGCTCATACTTTCATTTGTTATTTCTATCTGCTGGATGAGGAAGAGAAACCAAAACCCATCCTTTGATTCACCAACTATTGATCAACTAGCTAAGGTTTCATATCAAGACTTACACCGAGGAACCGATGGGTTCTCAGAAAGAAACTTGATCGGATCAGGAAGTTTTGGTTCTGTGTACAAAGGAAATCTTGTGACAGAAGACAATGTTGTTGCCGTAAAGGTCTTGAACCTCAAAAAGAAGGGAGCTCACAAGAGTTTCATTGTTGAATGTAATGCACTCAAAAATATTAGACACCGAAATTTAGTTAAGATTTTGACATGTTGTTCTAGTACAGATTACAAAGGTCAAACTTTTAAAGCTCTTGTTTTTGATTACATGAAAAATGGAAGCTTAGAACAATGGTTGCATCTTGAGATTTTAAATGCAGATCATCCAAGAACATTGGACCTTGGTCATAGATTAAACATCATGAACGATGTCGCCACTGCATTACATTATCTTCACCAAGAATGTGAACAATTGGTCCTTCATTGTGATCTAAAGCCAAGCAATGTCCTTCTTGATGATGACATGGTTGCTCATGTGAGTGATTTTGGCATAGCAAGACTTGTCTCAGCCATTGACGATACCTCTCACAAGGAAACTAGTACAATTGGAATAAAAGGAACTGTTGGCTATGCTCCTCCAG AGTATGGAATGGGTTCTGAAGTGTCAACATCTGGTGACATGTATAGCTTTGGAATCCTTATGTTGGAAATACTTACCGGTAGAAGACCCACTGATGAAGTTTTTCAAGATGGTCAAAATCTACATAACTTTGTAGCAACTTCGTTTCCTGGTAACATTATAGAGATTTTGGACCCACATCTTGAAGCAAGAGATGTAGAAGTAACAATACAAGATGGAAACCGAGCGATTCTAGTTCCTGGGGTAGAGGAATCCTTAGTTTCACTTTTTAGAATTGGACTTATTTGTTCAATGGAATCACCGAAAGAAAGAATGAATATTATGGATGTTAATCAAGAGCTTAACACAATCCGAAAGGCCTTTCTTGCTG gTTTTCGTACTCCTAATAATTAA
- the LOC120580620 gene encoding probable LRR receptor-like serine/threonine-protein kinase At3g47570 has product MRKRNQKPSFDSPTIDQLAKVSYQDLHRGTDGFSERNLIGSGSFGSVYKGNLVSEDNVVAVKVLNLKKKGAHKSFIVECNALKNIRHRNLVKILTCCSSTDYKGQTFKALVFDYMKNGSLEQWLHLEILNADHPRTLDLGHRLNIMIDVATALHYLHQECEQLIIHCDLKPSNVLLDDDMVAHVTDFGIAKLVSDIGITSDKDTSTVGIKGSIGYAPPEYGMGSEVSTCGDMYSFGILMLEMLTGRRPTDEFFQDGQNLHNFVASSFPDNLIKILDPHLVSRDAEDGSIENLIPAVNECLVSLFRIGLVCTMESPIERMNIMDVTRELNIIRKTFLSGVHTH; this is encoded by the exons ATGAGGAAGAGAAACCAAAAACCATCCTTTGATTCACCAACTATTGATCAACTAGCTAAGGTTTCATATCAAGACTTACACCGAGGAACCGATGGGTTCTCAGAAAGAAACTTGATTGGATCAGGAAGTTTTGGTTCTGTGTACAAAGGAAATCTTGTGTCAGAAGACAATGTTGTTGCCGTAAAGGTCTTGAACCTCAAAAAGAAGGGAGCTCACAAGAGTTTCATTGTTGAATGTAATGCACTAAAAAATATCAGACACCGAAATCTAGTGAAGATATTAACATGTTGTTCTAGTACAGATTACAAAGGTCAAACTTTTAAAGCTCTAGTTTTTGATTACATGAAAAATGGAAGCTTAGAACAATGGTTGCATCTTGAGATTTTAAATGCAGATCATCCAAGAACATTGGACCTTGGTCATAGATTAAACATCATGATCGATGTCGCCACTGCATTACATTATCTTCACCAAGAATGTGAACAATTAATCATTCATTGTGATCTTAAGCCAAGCAATGTCCTTCTTGATGATGACATGGTTGCTCATGTGACTGATTTTGGCATAGCAAAACTTGTCTCGGATATTGGCATTACCTCTGATAAGGATACCAGTACAGTTGGAATAAAAGGGAGCATTGGCTATGCTCCCCCAG AGTATGGAATGGGTTCTGAAGTGTCCACATGTGGTGACATGTATAGCTTTGGAATCCTTATGTTGGAAATGCTTACCGGTAGAAGACCCACTGATGAATTTTTTCAAGATGGTCAAAATCTGCATAACTTTGTTGCATCTTCATTTCCTGACAATCTTATAAAGATTTTGGATCCACATCTTGTATCAAGAGATGCAGAAGATGGAAGCATAGAGAATCTTATTCCTGCGGTAAATGAATGCTTAGTTTCTCTTTTCAGGATTGGACTTGTTTGTACAATGGAATCACCGATAGAAAGAATGAATATTATGGATGTCACTAGAGAGCTCAACATAATCAGAAAGACATTTCTCTCTG GTGTTCACACTCATTAG
- the LOC11408648 gene encoding probable LRR receptor-like serine/threonine-protein kinase At3g47570 translates to MSFGTNKTVAVAALGNQTDHLALHKFKESISSDPNKALESWNSSIHFCKWHGITCKPMHERVTKLNLEGYHLHGSLSPHVGNLTFLTNLNIGNNDFLGEIPEELGRLLQLQQLDLINNSFAGEIPSNLTYCSNLKGLNVGGNNVIGKIPIEIGSLKKLQLINVWGNNLTGGFPSFIGNLSSLIGIAVTYNNLKGEIPQEICNLKNIRRLHVGENNLSGMFPSCLYNISSLTQLSLTENKFIGSLPSNLFNTLPNLNMFQIGKNQFFGSMPISIVNASSLQLLDLAQNYLVGQVPSLEKLQDLYWLNLEDNYFGNNSTIDLEFLKYLTNCSKLEVVSICNNKFGGSLPNSIGSLSTQLTELCLGGNLISGKIPVEIGNLVELILLAIDFNHFEGIIPTSFGKFQKMQYLALSGNKLSGYIPPFIGNLSQLFKLDLYRNMFQGNIPPSIENCQKLQYLDLSHNKLSGTIPSEIFHIFSLSNLLNLSHNFLSGSLPREVGLLKNIDWLDVSENHLSGDIPTTIGDCTALEYLHLQGNSFNGTIPSSLASLEGLQHLDLSRNRLSGSIPDVMQNISVLEYLNVSFNMLEGEVPKNGVFGNVTKVELIGNNKLCGGILLLHLPPCPIKGRKDTKHHKFMLVAVIVSVVFFLLILSFIITIYWVRKRNNKRSIDSPTIDQLATVSYQDLHHGTNGFSSRNLIGSGSFGSVYKGNLVSENNAVAVKVLNLQKKGAHKSFIVECNVLKNIRHRNLVKILTCCSSIDYKVQEFKALVFYYIKNGSLEQWLHPEFLNEEHPKTLDLGHRLNIIIDVASTLHYLHQECEQLVIHCDLKPSNVLLDDDMVAHVTDFGIAKLVSATSGNTSTIGIKGTVGYAPPEYGMGSEVSTYGDMYSFGILMLEMLTGRRPTDEVFEDGQNLHNFVAISFPDNLINILDPHLLSRDAVEDGNNENLIPTVKECLVSLFRIGLICTIESPKERMNTVDVTRELNIIRKAFLAGFRTHN, encoded by the exons ATGTCGTTTGGCACAAACAAAACCGTGGCAGTGGCTGCATTAGGAAACCAAACAGATCATTTGGCATTGCACAAATTTAAAGAATCAATATCGAGTGACCCAAATAAAGCTCTTGAATCTTGGAATTCTTCCATCCACTTCTGCAAGTGGCATGGAATCACATGCAAACCCATGCATGAAAGAGTTACAAAGTTGAACTTAGAAGGATATCATTTACATGGATCTTTATCACCCCATGTTGGCAATCTCACTTTTCTCACAAATCTAAACATTGGAAACAATGACTTCCTTGGAGAAATCCCAGAAGAGTTGGGTCGGTTGCTACAATTGCAACAACTTGATCTCATCAATAACTCGTTCGCAGGAGAAATTCCTTCAAACTTGACATATTGCTCCAATCTCAAAGGCTTAAATGTGGGAGGGAACAATGTGATTGGCAAAATACCAATTGAAATTGGCTCTTTGAAAAAGCTTCAACTAATAAATGTTTGGGGAAACAATTTAACTGGTGGATTTCCTTCATTCATAGGGAATCTTTCATCCTTAATAGGGATTGCGGTTACATATAACAACTTAAAGGGAGAGATTCCACAAGAAATATGTAATCTCAAAAACATTAGAAGGTTACATGTGGGTGAGAACAATTTGTCTGGTATGTTTCCTTCTTGTCTTTATAATATCTCATCACTAACTCAACTCTCACTAACCGAAAATAAATTTATTGGCTCTCTTCCATCCAACTTGTTCAACACTCTCCCCAATCTCAACATGTTCCAAATTGGAAAAAATCAGTTCTTTGGTTCAATGCCTATTTCCATTGTAAATGCTTCTTCCCTACAATTACTTGACTTAGCTCAAAACTATTTGGTGGGGCAAGTTCCAAGTCTAGAGAAGTTACAAGATCTTTACTGGCTAAATTTGGAAGACAACTATTTCGGTAACAATTCAACTATCGATTTAGAGTTTTTAAAGTATTTGACAAATTGTAGTAAACTAGAAGTGGTTTCTATATGTAATAATAAGTTTGGAGGTAGTTTGCCAAATTCCATTGGCAGTTTATCCACCCAACTTACAGAACTATGTCTTGGTGGAAATTTGATATCAGGAAAAATTCCCGTGGAAATAGGAAATCTAGTTGAGTTAATACTCTTGGCCATCGATTTTAACCACTTTGAAGGAATAATTCCAACTTCTTTTGGGAAGTTCCAAAAGATGCAATATTTAGCTTTGAGTGGAAACAAGTTGTCAGGATATATACCACCCTTCATAGGCAATCTCAGTCAATTGTTTAAATTGGATTTATATCGTAATATGTTCCAAGGAAATATTCCTCCAAGCatagaaaattgtcaaaagTTACAATACCTAGATCTTTCTCATAATAAGCTTAGTGGAACCATACCTTCAgagatttttcatattttttctttatcaaactTATTGAACTTATCACATAACTTTTTGAGTGGTAGCTTACCAAGAGAAGTGGGTTtactaaaaaatattgattggcTAGATGTCTCTGAGAATCATCTATCTGGTGATATTCCTACAACAATTGGTGATTGCACAGCCTTAGAATACCTTCACCTGCAAGGGAACTCCTTCAATGGAACAATACCATCCTCTTTGGCTTCTCTCGAAGGTCTTCAACATTTAGACCTTTCAAGAAATCGATTGTCTGGGTCAATTCCTGATGTTATGCAAAATATCTCTGTTTTAGAATATTTGAATGTTTCTTTTAACATGTTGGAAGGTGAGGTACCAAAAAATGGTGTATTTGGAAATGTAACCAAAGTAGAATTGATTGGAAACAATAAGCTTTGTGGAGGTATTTTGCTGCTGCATTTACCACCATGCCCTATCAAGGGTAGGAAAGACACAAAACACCATAAATTCATGTTGGTCGCAGTGATAGTTagtgttgttttttttcttctcatactTTCATTTATTATAACTATCTATTGggtaagaaaaagaaataacaaaagaTCTATCGATTCACCTACAATTGATCAACTAGCTACAGTTTCATACCAAGACTTACATCATGGAACAAACGGTTTCTCAAGTAGAAACTTGATCGGATCAGGAAGTTTTGGTTCAGTGTACAAAGGAAATCTTGTGTCCGAAAATAATGCTGTTGCCGTAAAAGTCCTAAACCTTCAAAAGAAGGGAGCTCACAAGAGTTTCATTGTTGAATGTAATGTACTCAAGAACATTAGACACCGAAATTTAGTTAAGATTTTAACGTGTTGTTCTAGTATAGATTACAAAGTTCAGGAGTTTAAAGCTCTAgttttttattacataaaaaatggaAGCTTAGAACAATGGTTGCATCCTGAGTTTTTAAATGAAGAGCATCCAAAAACGTTAGACCTTGGCCACAGATTAAACATCATTATCGATGTTGCTTCAACATTACATTATCTTCACCAAGAATGTGAGCAATTAGTCATTCACTGTGATCTCAAGCCAAGCAATGTCCTTCTTGATGATGACATGGTTGCTCATGTGACTGATTTTGGCATAGCAAAACTTGTCTCAGCCACTAGTGGCAATACTAGTACAATTGGAATAAAAGGAACTGTTGGCTATGCTCCTCCAG AGTATGGAATGGGTTCTGAAGTGTCCACATATGGTGATATGTATAGCTTTGGAATCCTTATGCTGGAAATGCTTACTGGTAGAAGACCCACTGATGAAGTTTTTGAAGATGGTCAAAATCTGCATAACTTTGTTGCAATATCGTTTCCTGATAATCTTATAAATATCTTGGACCCGCATCTTCTATCAAGAGATGCAGTAGAAGATGGAAACAATGAGAATCTTATTCCAACTGTAAAAGAGTGTTTAGTTTCACTTTTTAGGATTGGACTTATTTGTACAATTGAATCaccaaaagaaagaatgaataCTGTGGATGTCACTAGAGAGCTCAACATAATCAGAAAGGCCTTTCTTGCTG GTTTTCGCACTCATAATTAG
- the LOC112422020 gene encoding putative receptor-like protein kinase At3g47110 has translation MHERVTELNLGGYLLHGSLSPHVGNLSFLINLNLINNSFFGEIPHELGKLLQLQQLYLNNNSFAGKIPTNLTYCSNLKELSLQGNKLIGKLPVEVGSLKRLQILAIGKNNLTGGIPSFMGNLSCLWGLSVPYNNLDGVIPPEICRLKNLTILYADPNNLSGIIPSCFYNISSLIKLSLTSNKILGSLPSNMFHTLFNLQYIAIGRNQISGPIPISIEKAHGLTLVDFGTNNLVGQVPSIGELQNLRFLNLQSNNLGENSTKELVFLNSLANCTKLELISIYNNSFGGNFPNSLGNLSTQFSVLDLGVNHISGKIPAELGYLVGLTVLSMGFNHFEGIIPTTFGNFQKMQKLLLGGNKLSGDMPPFIGNLSQLFDLRLELNMFQGNIPPSIGNCQNLQYLDLSHNRFSGTIPVEGTPSMEQYHPLWLLSRL, from the exons ATGCATGAAAGAGTTACAGAGTTGAACCTAGGAGGATATCTGTTACATGGATCTTTATCTCCCCATGTTGGCAATCTCTCCTTTTTGATAAACCTCAATCTTATAAACAACAGCTTCTTTGGAGAAATTCCACATGAGTTGGGCAAGTTGCTACAATTGCAACAACTTTATCTTAACAATAACTCTTTTGCAGGTAAAATTCCTACAAACCTGACGTATTGCTCCAATCTCAAAGAGTTATCCTTGCAAGGGAATAAGCTCATTGGCAAATTACCAGTAGAAGTTGGCTCTTTGAAAAGGCTTCAAATTCTGGCCATtggaaaaaacaatttaactggAGGAATCCCTTCATTCATGGGAAATCTTTCATGTTTATGGGGACTTTCGGTTCCTTATAACAACTTAGACGGAGTTATTCCACCAGAAATATGTCGTCTCAAAAACTTGACAATTTTATATGCAGATCCTAACAATTTGTCTGGTATAATTCCTTCTTGTTTTTACAATATCTCATCACTCATTAAACTCTCGCTGACATCGAATAAGATTCTTGGCTCGCTTCCATCTAACATGTTCCACACCCTCTTTAATCTCCAATATATTGCAATTGGGCGGAATCAAATCTCTGGTCCAATCCCCATTTCCATAGAAAAAGCTCATGGCCTAACATTAGTTGATTTTGGTACAAACAATTTGGTTGGACAAGTTCCAAGTATAGGGGAGTTACAAAATCTTCGATTTCTAAATTTGCAATCAAACAATTTAGGTGAAAACTCAACCAAAGAATTGGTGTTTTTAAATTCGTTGGCAAACTGTACTAAACTAGAATTGAtttctatatataataatagtttTGGAGGTAATTTTCCAAATTCCTTGGGAAATTTATCCACTCAATTTAGTGTACTAGATCTTGGGGTAAATCATATATCAGGAAAAATTCCGGCAGAATTAGGATACTTAGTTGGCTTAACTGTCTTGTCCATGGGATTTAACCACTTTGAAGGAATTATTCCAACTACTTTTGGGAACTTCCAAAAGATGCAGAAATTacttttgggtggaaacaagtTGTCAGGAGATATGCCACCCTTTATAGGAAATCTCAGTCAATTGTTTGATTTACGATTAGAACTTAATATGTTTCAAGGGAATATTCCTCCAAGTATAGGAAACTGTCAAAATTTACAATATCTAGATCTTTCTCATAATAGGTTTAGTGGAACCATACCTGTAGAg GGAACTCCATCAATGGAACAATACCATCCTCTTTGGCTTCTCTCAAGGCTTTAA